In a genomic window of Salegentibacter salegens:
- a CDS encoding IS110 family RNA-guided transposase — protein sequence MNKSKQIYGVDISKNVFDVVDSSGKHSQFSNDPKGFKALFKTLSSEGLVVMEATGYYHYRLAQFLYEQHVQVSVVNPLSVKRFIQMKLSKVKTDKSDAKAICEYATVNEVPLYTARNKNQAECLQLLRMIDVYIKQSTALKNKLHGEKVLGKPSKAVYHSLNRALKNVQTEIQVLENRLTEIVKEEQQQQLTLLKSIPGMGNKTAIMLIVLTDGFSNFENARQLCCYTGITPTIRESGKSVRGKSRISKVGNSKLRNLLFMCSFTACKHNKACKEIYERIIAKGKSKKLALIAVCNKLLKQAFAIAKTGLPYDENFVSKMA from the coding sequence ATGAATAAAAGTAAACAAATTTATGGAGTAGACATCAGCAAAAATGTGTTTGATGTGGTAGATTCTAGCGGAAAACATTCTCAGTTTTCCAATGATCCTAAAGGATTTAAAGCGCTTTTTAAAACTCTTTCTTCAGAAGGCTTAGTTGTGATGGAAGCTACCGGATATTACCATTACAGGCTAGCTCAGTTTCTTTATGAGCAGCATGTTCAGGTTTCTGTAGTCAATCCATTGTCGGTAAAAAGATTTATTCAAATGAAATTGTCTAAGGTTAAAACAGATAAATCTGACGCCAAAGCAATTTGTGAATATGCTACTGTAAATGAAGTTCCTTTGTATACTGCCAGGAATAAAAACCAGGCGGAATGTCTCCAGCTACTGAGAATGATAGACGTCTACATCAAACAAAGCACAGCATTGAAGAACAAACTGCATGGAGAGAAAGTCCTGGGTAAACCTTCCAAAGCAGTTTATCATTCGCTAAACCGGGCTCTCAAGAATGTTCAGACAGAGATTCAGGTACTTGAAAACCGACTCACTGAAATAGTAAAAGAGGAACAACAGCAGCAACTCACATTATTGAAAAGTATTCCGGGAATGGGGAATAAAACAGCTATTATGTTGATTGTGCTGACGGATGGTTTCTCCAATTTTGAAAATGCTAGGCAGTTGTGTTGCTATACCGGGATCACTCCAACCATACGGGAGTCAGGGAAAAGTGTGAGAGGTAAAAGCAGGATCAGTAAAGTAGGTAACTCTAAACTCCGGAATCTTCTATTCATGTGCAGTTTTACAGCCTGTAAACATAACAAGGCCTGTAAAGAGATTTACGAGCGAATAATAGCGAAGGGAAAGAGCAAGAAACTGGCCTTGATTGCCGTATGCAATAAGCTCTTGAAGCAGGCCTTTGCTATTGCAAAAACAGGACTACCTTATGATGAGAATTTTGTGTCAAAAATGGCATAA
- a CDS encoding YkgJ family cysteine cluster protein, giving the protein MNDSSNICLSCGLCCDGTLIGFVELEKEELPGMKAVMDIENENDNGFFLQPCNKYCDGCTIYSERPKQCASFECKLLKTFEEKELNFDSAIEIINKIKQKKIAIEKKVAILKLDLRSQSFYFKMVELKKLLRKNKPESLLTQDHLELISDLEQLDHLLSKNMGVTY; this is encoded by the coding sequence ATGAATGATTCATCGAATATTTGTTTGTCTTGTGGGCTTTGTTGTGATGGCACCTTGATTGGTTTTGTAGAGCTCGAGAAAGAGGAATTGCCGGGAATGAAGGCAGTAATGGATATAGAAAATGAGAATGATAATGGTTTTTTTCTTCAACCTTGCAACAAGTATTGTGATGGTTGTACTATTTATTCGGAAAGACCAAAACAATGTGCCAGTTTTGAGTGCAAACTTTTAAAAACTTTCGAGGAAAAAGAATTGAATTTTGATTCGGCTATTGAAATTATCAATAAGATTAAACAAAAAAAGATCGCGATAGAGAAAAAGGTGGCGATACTAAAACTTGATTTACGGTCCCAATCATTTTATTTTAAAATGGTGGAATTGAAAAAGTTATTGCGAAAAAACAAGCCTGAATCATTATTAACACAAGACCATCTAGAATTAATATCGGACCTCGAACAACTCGACCATCTACTATCAAAAAATATGGGCGTCACATATTGA
- a CDS encoding aminotransferase class IV: protein MKPEKQYPSEVYLNGKWLKHDEAFVSVFDRAFMFGDGIYEVTPFYSGKPFLLKEHLKRLKYCLDEIQIKFDPFALQETMLEAISRAGLNEADAAVYIQVSRGAATRSHFVPEKIETTVLLYAFPVTLKGFEKKSWEVMATEDKRWHRCDIKSTALLANVMANEEAIAAGFAENLLVRKGYFTEGSHSSLFFVKYGVVHTHPEGQKILSGITRAEVINICTDLNIKVVEKAVHIDELVEVEEIFVTGTTTQIIPISSITHKNKKVYTARKDSVTKKLQEIFIKRTREKLT, encoded by the coding sequence ATGAAACCTGAAAAACAGTATCCTTCGGAAGTTTACCTAAACGGAAAGTGGCTAAAACACGATGAAGCTTTTGTGTCGGTTTTTGACCGTGCGTTTATGTTTGGCGATGGTATTTATGAAGTCACGCCTTTTTACTCGGGGAAGCCTTTTCTTTTAAAAGAACATTTAAAGCGCCTGAAATACTGCCTTGATGAGATTCAGATTAAATTTGATCCTTTTGCGCTTCAGGAAACGATGCTGGAAGCCATTTCCCGGGCAGGATTAAATGAAGCCGATGCCGCGGTTTATATCCAGGTGAGTAGGGGAGCGGCGACCAGGAGCCATTTTGTTCCCGAAAAGATTGAAACCACTGTCTTGCTGTATGCCTTTCCCGTGACTTTGAAGGGATTTGAAAAGAAATCCTGGGAAGTAATGGCAACGGAAGATAAACGCTGGCACCGCTGCGATATTAAGTCGACAGCACTATTAGCGAATGTGATGGCGAACGAGGAAGCTATTGCTGCCGGTTTTGCTGAAAACCTCCTGGTGCGCAAAGGTTATTTTACCGAAGGTTCACACTCCAGCCTGTTTTTTGTAAAATACGGCGTGGTGCATACACATCCCGAAGGCCAAAAGATCCTCTCTGGAATTACCCGGGCAGAAGTGATTAATATTTGCACCGACTTAAACATAAAAGTGGTTGAAAAAGCCGTGCATATTGATGAACTGGTGGAGGTAGAAGAAATTTTTGTCACCGGCACCACCACGCAAATAATCCCCATAAGTTCCATTACTCACAAAAACAAAAAAGTCTACACCGCCCGAAAAGACAGTGTTACCAAAAAATTACAGGAGATTTTTATTAAGAGGACGAGGGAAAAGCTAACCTAG
- a CDS encoding amidase family protein, which yields MKKLLLLLLLPALFSCGNEKDSEDENSEIRDSLQTEKEEEFKVLDSKNISQDSLWAPFESDLAEFSEEKYNQLKPFIFDKNIPELQEAVKNADLTYEELSLFFLYRIKKFDRENELSLNSVISLNPNLLEEAREKDEKLNNSEENHLINGIPVLLKDNINTQNMATTAGAVALQNNQTEDAFIVQKLKENGALILGKANLSEWAYFFCGECPSGYSAVGGQTLNPYGRKIFDTGGSSSGSAVAVAANLAPVAIGSETSGSILSPSSQNSVVGLKPTMGNLSRGGIVPISSYLDTPGPITKSVIDNAILYSAMTGKDVEDALSVEVENTDFNFENTSLEGKRFGAFKQLMKEDSLYRRAVNDLKNAGAEIVEFEAEKIELENFLRLLSLDMKKDLPEYFEKYGAETGFTSVDDIVKFNIEDSVSRMPYGQALFEGILQESGDSTNLDSIKSDLSEKGRKYFETPMQKHNLDGILSINNYHAGFAAVAHYPGITVPMGYNKEGAPKGLTFFAKSSQENKLYQWAFAFEKASKRRQSPKNYE from the coding sequence ATGAAAAAACTATTACTCCTTCTTTTACTGCCCGCATTATTTTCCTGCGGAAATGAGAAAGATTCCGAAGATGAAAATAGCGAAATCCGGGACTCATTACAAACCGAAAAAGAAGAAGAATTTAAAGTTTTAGATTCTAAAAATATCTCACAGGATTCTCTTTGGGCTCCTTTTGAAAGCGATTTAGCTGAATTTTCTGAAGAAAAATACAACCAATTAAAACCGTTTATTTTTGATAAAAACATTCCTGAGCTCCAGGAAGCAGTTAAAAATGCTGATCTTACTTACGAAGAACTTTCCCTGTTTTTCCTATACCGCATTAAAAAATTTGACCGTGAAAATGAGCTTTCTTTAAACTCGGTTATTTCCCTGAATCCAAACTTGCTGGAAGAAGCCCGGGAAAAAGACGAAAAATTAAATAATTCAGAAGAAAATCATTTAATTAATGGAATTCCGGTTTTGCTTAAAGATAATATCAACACGCAGAACATGGCGACCACCGCCGGAGCAGTTGCTTTGCAAAACAATCAAACCGAAGATGCTTTTATCGTTCAGAAATTAAAAGAAAATGGTGCGTTAATTTTAGGGAAAGCAAATCTAAGCGAATGGGCTTATTTCTTTTGCGGCGAATGCCCCAGTGGTTATTCAGCGGTTGGCGGACAAACCTTAAATCCTTACGGAAGAAAGATCTTTGATACCGGCGGTTCCAGTTCAGGGAGCGCGGTTGCTGTAGCAGCCAATTTGGCCCCTGTTGCGATAGGTTCAGAAACTTCCGGCTCTATTCTTTCACCTTCCAGCCAAAATTCAGTGGTTGGTTTAAAGCCAACTATGGGAAATTTAAGTCGGGGTGGGATTGTTCCCATTTCCAGTTATTTAGATACTCCCGGGCCAATTACAAAATCGGTGATAGATAATGCGATTTTATATTCGGCAATGACCGGTAAAGATGTGGAAGATGCTCTTTCAGTTGAAGTAGAAAATACCGATTTCAATTTCGAAAATACAAGTCTTGAAGGAAAACGTTTTGGCGCATTTAAGCAATTAATGAAAGAAGATTCGCTGTACAGGCGTGCGGTTAATGATCTTAAAAATGCAGGAGCCGAAATTGTAGAATTTGAAGCCGAAAAAATTGAGCTGGAAAACTTTTTACGCTTATTAAGCCTGGATATGAAAAAAGATCTACCGGAATATTTTGAAAAATATGGCGCTGAAACAGGTTTTACTTCCGTAGACGATATTGTGAAATTCAATATAGAAGATTCGGTTAGCAGGATGCCTTATGGCCAGGCCCTTTTTGAAGGAATTTTACAGGAATCGGGTGATTCTACCAACCTCGATTCTATAAAAAGTGACTTGAGCGAAAAAGGGAGAAAGTATTTTGAAACGCCAATGCAGAAACATAATTTAGACGGAATTTTATCTATAAATAATTATCATGCCGGTTTTGCTGCGGTGGCACATTATCCCGGCATTACCGTGCCTATGGGTTATAATAAGGAAGGGGCGCCAAAAGGCCTAACTTTCTTCGCAAAATCATCGCAGGAAAATAAACTTTACCAGTGGGCTTTTGCTTTCGAAAAGGCTTCCAAACGCCGACAATCACCAAAAAATTACGAGTAA
- the ftsY gene encoding signal recognition particle-docking protein FtsY — protein sequence MSLFKKIFSKDKKENLDKGLEKTTTTFMSKMSKAVAGKSKVDEEVLDDLEDVLISSDLGVATTIKVIRRIEERVARDKYLGTEELNKILREEIAGLLSETETGEAANIQIPDVKPYVIMVVGVNGVGKTTTIGKLAHQFKSAGKNVVLGAADTFRAAAIDQLQIWADRTDVPIVRQKMGSDPASVAFDTVQSAVKQNADVVLIDTAGRLHNKVNLMNELTKVKRVMQKVIPNAPHEVLLVLDGSTGQNAFEQAKQFTAATEVTSLAVTKLDGTAKGGVVIGISDQFKIPVKYIGVGEGVEDLQVFNKYEFVDSFFKQ from the coding sequence ATGAGTTTATTTAAAAAAATATTTTCAAAAGACAAAAAAGAAAACCTGGATAAGGGTCTGGAAAAGACCACAACCACCTTTATGTCTAAAATGAGTAAGGCGGTTGCCGGAAAATCTAAAGTAGATGAAGAAGTTTTAGATGATCTTGAAGATGTATTGATTAGTAGTGACCTTGGAGTGGCAACTACTATAAAAGTAATTAGACGTATTGAAGAACGCGTAGCCCGGGATAAATATTTGGGTACCGAAGAGCTTAACAAAATATTACGTGAAGAAATTGCCGGACTTCTTTCTGAAACCGAAACCGGCGAAGCCGCAAACATTCAAATTCCAGATGTAAAACCTTATGTAATTATGGTGGTTGGCGTAAACGGAGTTGGGAAAACCACTACCATCGGGAAACTCGCTCATCAATTTAAAAGTGCGGGAAAAAATGTGGTTTTGGGCGCAGCCGATACTTTTAGGGCGGCAGCCATAGACCAGTTACAAATTTGGGCCGATAGGACCGATGTCCCTATTGTACGTCAAAAAATGGGGAGCGATCCTGCTTCGGTAGCTTTTGATACCGTGCAAAGTGCCGTAAAACAAAATGCTGATGTAGTCCTTATCGATACCGCAGGGAGATTACACAATAAAGTGAATTTAATGAACGAGCTAACCAAGGTGAAACGAGTGATGCAAAAGGTAATTCCCAATGCTCCTCACGAGGTTTTATTGGTTTTAGATGGCTCAACCGGGCAGAATGCGTTCGAGCAGGCAAAACAGTTTACAGCGGCTACAGAAGTGACTTCACTTGCCGTGACAAAACTAGATGGTACCGCAAAAGGAGGCGTGGTGATTGGGATTAGCGATCAGTTTAAAATTCCAGTGAAATATATTGGTGTAGGTGAAGGTGTTGAAGATTTGCAGGTGTTCAATAAATATGAATTTGTAGATTCTTTCTTTAAACAATAA
- a CDS encoding DUF4295 domain-containing protein encodes MAKKSVGTIQTGAKRLTKAIKMVKSPKSGAYTFVEQIMTPEEVNDFLKKN; translated from the coding sequence ATGGCTAAGAAATCAGTAGGAACGATACAAACAGGGGCTAAAAGATTAACCAAAGCAATCAAGATGGTTAAATCTCCAAAATCTGGCGCCTATACTTTTGTTGAACAAATTATGACTCCGGAAGAGGTGAACGATTTTTTGAAGAAAAACTAG
- the rpmG gene encoding 50S ribosomal protein L33 yields MAKKGNRVQVILECTEHKGTGKPGTSRYITTKNKKNTPDRLEIKKFNPILKKMTVHKEIK; encoded by the coding sequence ATGGCAAAGAAAGGCAACAGGGTACAGGTTATACTAGAGTGTACAGAGCATAAAGGAACCGGAAAACCGGGAACTTCAAGATACATTACTACCAAGAATAAAAAGAATACACCGGATAGGTTGGAGATAAAGAAATTTAATCCAATCCTTAAGAAAATGACGGTTCATAAAGAGATAAAATAA
- the rpmB gene encoding 50S ribosomal protein L28 encodes MSRVCELTGKRAMVGNNVSHAMNKTKRRFNANLVKKRFFIPEEDKWVTLKVSTSALKDINKKGISAVIKEAREKGFLKK; translated from the coding sequence ATGTCAAGAGTTTGTGAACTTACTGGTAAAAGAGCGATGGTTGGGAACAATGTTTCTCACGCTATGAACAAAACCAAACGTAGATTTAATGCCAATTTGGTAAAGAAACGTTTTTTTATTCCTGAGGAAGATAAATGGGTGACTTTAAAGGTATCTACATCTGCACTTAAAGATATTAATAAAAAAGGCATCTCTGCTGTAATTAAAGAAGCAAGAGAAAAAGGATTTTTGAAGAAATAA
- a CDS encoding competence/damage-inducible protein A, whose amino-acid sequence MKAEIITIGDEILIGQIIDTNSTFIAKELNKIGVSVKQISTVEDEKSHILEALNEAKGRADIIIITGGLGPTKDDITKDCLCEFFEDKLVKNEEVLQHIEFLFEKYIDTPISGLNRKQAMLPSKAVALKNKYGTAAGMWFESEGKAYVSLPGVPFEMKALIEDEVVPRLQQSYKRPVILHKTVLTYGMGESAIADKIEDWENALPDYIKLAYLPNLGRVRLRLTAKGDNEEHLKNSVESLISDLHGIIGDIIVGYEDDESIEIQISRLLIKKGATIATAESCTGGKLAALFANPPGASNYYKGSVVSYATSSKEDILKIDKKLIEEYSVVSEEVAIAMAKNARELFKTDYAIATTGNAGPAKGDSEAEIGTVFIGIATPNEVYAKKFIFGNHRDKVIGKAVNKSMELIREELFQQIKTYP is encoded by the coding sequence ATGAAAGCAGAAATAATTACCATTGGAGATGAAATTCTAATTGGCCAGATTATAGATACCAATTCTACATTTATCGCTAAAGAATTGAATAAAATTGGAGTTTCGGTAAAGCAAATTTCTACGGTAGAAGACGAGAAAAGTCATATCCTGGAAGCTTTAAATGAAGCCAAAGGCCGCGCCGATATTATAATTATAACCGGCGGTCTTGGACCAACCAAAGACGATATTACCAAAGATTGTTTGTGCGAGTTTTTTGAAGATAAACTGGTAAAAAATGAGGAAGTACTTCAGCATATAGAATTCCTTTTCGAAAAATATATAGACACCCCAATTTCAGGTCTTAATAGAAAGCAAGCCATGTTGCCTTCTAAAGCTGTGGCTTTAAAAAACAAATATGGTACCGCTGCGGGAATGTGGTTTGAGAGCGAAGGCAAAGCCTATGTTTCCCTTCCGGGAGTTCCTTTTGAGATGAAGGCTTTAATTGAAGACGAGGTAGTGCCAAGACTTCAGCAAAGTTATAAAAGGCCGGTAATTTTGCATAAAACTGTCCTGACTTACGGAATGGGAGAAAGTGCCATAGCCGATAAAATTGAAGATTGGGAAAATGCTTTACCAGACTATATTAAACTTGCCTACTTACCTAATTTAGGAAGAGTGAGGTTGCGGTTAACCGCAAAGGGTGATAACGAAGAACATCTTAAAAACAGTGTGGAAAGCTTAATTAGCGATCTTCATGGTATTATTGGGGATATCATTGTTGGGTACGAAGACGATGAATCTATAGAGATCCAAATTTCCAGGTTGCTAATTAAAAAAGGAGCTACAATTGCCACAGCCGAAAGCTGTACCGGTGGGAAACTCGCCGCTTTATTTGCTAATCCTCCTGGAGCTTCTAACTACTATAAAGGCAGCGTGGTGAGTTATGCCACAAGTTCTAAAGAAGATATCTTAAAAATAGATAAAAAGCTTATAGAAGAATATTCAGTGGTAAGTGAGGAAGTGGCGATAGCGATGGCCAAAAACGCCAGGGAATTGTTTAAAACCGATTATGCGATTGCTACCACCGGTAACGCCGGCCCGGCAAAAGGCGACAGTGAAGCAGAAATCGGAACCGTTTTTATAGGAATTGCAACCCCCAATGAAGTGTATGCCAAAAAATTTATCTTCGGAAATCATCGGGATAAAGTAATTGGCAAAGCAGTGAATAAAAGCATGGAGTTGATAAGGGAAGAGTTATTTCAGCAAATAAAAACCTACCCGTAA
- a CDS encoding Hpt domain-containing protein codes for MSNYDLSEVKEMAGGDEDFMKIVVQTFLEEIPPDVEAMNEAITNDNPDLAYQFAHKMKPNLQLFGLELMDEIKVIEAWAKAGKKKDEVPNAASIITKKVNVASIALKRDFELE; via the coding sequence ATGAGCAACTACGATTTAAGTGAGGTTAAAGAAATGGCCGGGGGCGACGAAGATTTCATGAAAATAGTGGTACAAACCTTTTTAGAAGAAATTCCGCCAGATGTAGAAGCGATGAACGAGGCTATTACTAACGATAATCCCGATCTTGCCTATCAATTTGCGCATAAAATGAAACCAAATTTACAATTGTTTGGATTGGAACTTATGGACGAAATAAAAGTTATAGAAGCCTGGGCAAAAGCCGGGAAAAAGAAAGACGAAGTTCCAAATGCGGCATCTATAATCACAAAGAAAGTAAATGTAGCCAGTATTGCCCTTAAACGTGATTTTGAACTGGAATGA
- a CDS encoding fumarylacetoacetate hydrolase family protein, with amino-acid sequence MKIICIGRNYTDHISELQNEKPEDPVIFLKPDTSILLKKQPFFIPDFSKEVHYEVEVLVKIKKVGKHIQEKFAHKYYDEIGLGIDFTARDLQQKLKEKGLPWEKAKAFDGAAVIGEKWLPKGAVGDINMLNFSLDKNEETVQKSNTRLMLWKIDELIAYISQFFTLKIGDVIFTGTPAGVGKVAAEDKLTGFIEDKQIFSIQIK; translated from the coding sequence ATGAAGATAATTTGTATAGGTAGAAATTATACCGATCATATTTCTGAATTACAGAATGAAAAACCCGAAGATCCGGTAATTTTTCTAAAACCTGATACTTCCATTTTATTAAAAAAACAACCTTTCTTTATACCAGATTTTTCTAAAGAAGTGCATTATGAGGTAGAAGTTTTGGTAAAGATCAAAAAAGTAGGAAAGCATATTCAGGAGAAATTTGCACATAAATATTATGACGAAATTGGCCTCGGGATAGATTTTACCGCGAGAGATCTTCAGCAAAAATTAAAGGAGAAAGGTTTGCCCTGGGAAAAGGCAAAAGCTTTTGATGGAGCCGCGGTTATAGGCGAAAAATGGTTGCCCAAAGGTGCGGTTGGCGATATAAATATGCTTAACTTTAGTTTAGATAAGAACGAGGAAACCGTTCAAAAAAGTAATACCCGATTAATGCTGTGGAAAATAGATGAGCTAATTGCCTATATTTCACAGTTTTTTACTTTAAAAATAGGTGATGTGATCTTTACCGGAACACCCGCGGGCGTTGGCAAAGTGGCGGCAGAAGATAAATTAACCGGATTTATAGAAGACAAACAAATCTTTTCAATTCAAATAAAATAG
- a CDS encoding carboxypeptidase-like regulatory domain-containing protein — MKQTFIVLFLLCCKFSTAQENRVVGQVVDAVTSQALAYVNIVLEEEHRGTSTDAQGRFSFVLKGVDTSVSLKFSYVGFKTKNIKLAELNSRVIKLEPDVNSLSEVQLYNITENNSEKINDFRGRESIGLGNFSGGQFPSMIARYYARPENFKAGCFLEEIEVRFFSTDMKMNKKSKFRLRILEVGDDGKPDGDLLTSNLIIERGDNRFKTKIPMRRYRIPIPKEGFFVAVEHLFIKEN, encoded by the coding sequence ATGAAGCAAACCTTTATCGTACTGTTTTTGCTGTGCTGCAAGTTTTCTACAGCCCAGGAAAATCGTGTGGTAGGTCAGGTGGTAGATGCCGTTACTTCACAAGCCTTAGCGTATGTAAATATTGTTTTGGAAGAGGAGCATAGAGGCACGTCTACAGATGCGCAGGGAAGATTTTCTTTCGTATTAAAGGGTGTAGATACTTCAGTTAGCTTAAAATTTAGTTATGTAGGTTTTAAAACAAAAAATATAAAGCTCGCCGAGCTTAATAGTAGGGTTATAAAATTGGAGCCCGATGTAAATTCACTTTCTGAAGTTCAGTTATATAATATCACCGAAAATAATTCTGAAAAGATCAATGATTTCCGCGGAAGGGAAAGCATAGGTTTGGGGAACTTTAGCGGCGGACAGTTTCCAAGTATGATAGCACGCTACTATGCAAGACCCGAAAATTTTAAAGCAGGCTGTTTTTTGGAAGAGATAGAGGTTAGGTTTTTTTCTACCGATATGAAGATGAATAAAAAGTCAAAATTCAGGTTAAGAATATTAGAAGTTGGCGATGACGGAAAACCAGATGGGGATTTGTTAACCTCAAATTTAATTATAGAACGCGGAGACAACAGGTTTAAAACTAAAATTCCAATGCGCAGGTATCGAATTCCTATACCAAAAGAAGGCTTTTTTGTAGCGGTAGAGCATTTGTTTATTAAAGAAAACTAG
- a CDS encoding 3'-5' exonuclease: MELNLTKPICFFDLETTGTNVAKDRIVEIAILKVFPNGNKESKTWLVNPEMTIPQEVVAIHGISDEKVANEPTFKQLSSQVHDMIKGCDLGGYNSNRFDIPLLVEELLRAGVDFEMKNVVAVDVQTIFHKKEQRTLAAAYQFYCGKDLIDAHSAEADTTATYEVLKSQLDRYGDLQNDMKYLADYSSRKRFADFAGFIAFDKKEEEVFAFGKFKGKNVEKVLEDEPGYYGWIQNADFPLYTKKVLTAIKLRKLNNKLS; this comes from the coding sequence ATGGAATTAAACCTAACCAAACCCATTTGTTTTTTTGACCTGGAAACTACCGGAACAAATGTGGCGAAAGACCGTATTGTAGAAATTGCCATCCTTAAAGTTTTTCCTAACGGAAACAAGGAAAGTAAAACCTGGCTGGTAAATCCTGAAATGACAATTCCTCAAGAGGTTGTTGCTATTCATGGAATTTCAGATGAAAAAGTAGCTAATGAGCCCACTTTTAAGCAGCTTTCTTCCCAGGTTCATGATATGATAAAAGGCTGTGATCTTGGAGGCTATAATTCCAATCGGTTCGATATTCCATTGTTGGTAGAAGAACTTTTGCGTGCCGGGGTAGATTTTGAAATGAAAAACGTGGTGGCAGTAGATGTACAAACCATTTTTCATAAAAAAGAACAAAGAACCTTAGCTGCAGCTTACCAGTTTTACTGCGGAAAAGATCTAATAGACGCCCATAGTGCCGAAGCTGATACTACGGCTACTTACGAAGTTTTAAAATCTCAACTAGACCGCTATGGAGATTTGCAAAATGATATGAAATACCTGGCCGATTATTCTTCCAGGAAACGTTTTGCTGATTTCGCAGGATTTATTGCTTTCGATAAAAAAGAAGAAGAAGTTTTCGCTTTCGGAAAATTTAAAGGTAAAAATGTAGAAAAGGTGCTGGAAGACGAACCCGGTTATTACGGTTGGATCCAGAATGCCGATTTCCCGCTGTACACCAAAAAAGTGCTTACCGCTATAAAGCTGAGAAAGCTGAATAATAAATTGTCCTAA
- a CDS encoding BLUF domain-containing protein produces MLKYIAYVSRQSHVITDRALKELLEKARNNNTAIAVTGMLIYFHGSFIQYLEGEEENVDWLYSKIAKDKRHQNITELDSGFSKERAFSDWSMAFKKLQKDEAFEILGYKDLETEQLFENYQSQDEHPALSLLNNYVKNL; encoded by the coding sequence ATGCTTAAATATATTGCGTACGTAAGCAGGCAAAGTCACGTGATTACTGACAGGGCTTTAAAAGAATTACTTGAAAAAGCGCGAAATAACAACACTGCGATTGCAGTAACCGGAATGCTGATCTATTTTCACGGAAGCTTTATTCAATATCTTGAAGGAGAAGAAGAAAATGTTGACTGGCTGTATAGTAAAATAGCTAAAGACAAACGCCACCAAAACATAACCGAACTGGATTCTGGCTTCAGTAAGGAAAGAGCTTTTTCTGACTGGTCTATGGCTTTTAAAAAGCTACAAAAAGATGAAGCTTTTGAAATTCTTGGTTATAAAGATCTGGAAACAGAGCAGCTTTTTGAAAATTACCAAAGCCAGGATGAGCACCCGGCTTTAAGCCTATTAAATAATTACGTAAAGAATCTTTGA